One part of the Nitrososphaerota archaeon genome encodes these proteins:
- the mvk gene encoding mevalonate kinase yields the protein MKSIATAPAKVILFGEHFIVYGGKAILCAIDKKITVESELVNSGTIEIDSALGTISIPKNEPIKNVDATFRPVVFVAQKILQKFNSKSGLKTTIRSEIPPGVGLGSSSACCVAATSSISGLFAKFSKEEILDMALEAEKTVFENASGADTASCTFGGIMEYTKQGTKNLNLAPKFQLVIANSKMVHSTSEVVSRVKQFKEKHPDEFSLLCQNESALIEASLEALKTNDLEKIGEKMILNQAHLQKIGVSNQTLDSMVQSVKNTSYGAKLTGAGDGGCIVVLVDESNLKYTLDTLSKYECFATKIDTAGVEQKV from the coding sequence TTGAAGTCAATAGCGACTGCTCCTGCCAAAGTAATCTTGTTTGGCGAGCACTTTATTGTGTATGGTGGAAAGGCCATTTTGTGTGCAATAGACAAAAAAATAACAGTAGAATCAGAGCTTGTTAATTCCGGTACAATCGAGATAGATTCTGCACTTGGAACTATTTCCATACCAAAAAATGAGCCGATCAAAAATGTCGATGCGACGTTTAGGCCGGTGGTTTTTGTCGCCCAAAAAATCCTACAAAAATTCAATTCCAAATCTGGACTCAAAACAACAATACGATCAGAGATTCCGCCCGGTGTCGGCCTTGGTTCGTCGTCTGCGTGTTGTGTTGCCGCAACAAGCTCAATTTCTGGCCTTTTTGCAAAATTTTCCAAAGAGGAAATACTAGACATGGCACTGGAAGCAGAAAAGACGGTCTTTGAGAATGCTTCTGGTGCAGACACCGCAAGCTGCACCTTTGGCGGAATAATGGAGTACACAAAACAAGGAACAAAAAATCTGAATCTTGCACCCAAGTTTCAGCTAGTCATTGCCAATTCTAAGATGGTTCATTCTACCAGCGAGGTAGTATCGCGAGTAAAACAATTTAAGGAAAAACATCCCGACGAGTTTTCACTTCTCTGCCAGAACGAATCGGCGTTGATTGAAGCGTCATTGGAGGCCTTGAAGACAAACGATCTTGAAAAGATAGGTGAGAAAATGATCCTAAACCAAGCACACCTACAAAAAATAGGTGTGTCAAACCAAACCTTGGATTCAATGGTGCAATCAGTCAAAAACACATCCTATGGTGCAAAGTTGACTGGCGCCGGAGACGGTGGATGTATCGTGGTACTAGTTGACGAGTCCAATCTGAAGTACACACTTGATACACTATCCAAGTACGAATGCTTTGCAACAAAAATAGACACCGCCGGCGTCGAGCAAAAAGTATAG
- a CDS encoding gamma-glutamyl kinase: MILIKLGGSIITNKKRPLSPRTKTIDGITRHLKKISEPFIIVHGGGSFGHYWSVKYDMHTRPAKYDYHGVAIVKNSMIQLNKIILDSFVKNKLNPYCLPPTDFMVGNRPITPKVKEVKKIAESNLVPVTFGDALWYGQKKSYILSGDRIMSILAKTLRPRLSIFVLNVDGLYYDFKTKRLIHDMRDQQASIQDIPMDVTGGMKRKVEEATKISKMGLKVFFVNGNKPQRIVDSIQKSKFEGTVFR, encoded by the coding sequence ATGATTCTCATCAAGCTTGGAGGCTCCATCATAACCAACAAGAAAAGACCTCTTTCTCCAAGAACAAAGACCATAGACGGCATTACAAGACATCTCAAAAAGATCTCAGAGCCCTTTATCATAGTACACGGCGGGGGATCTTTTGGCCATTATTGGTCTGTCAAATATGACATGCACACAAGACCTGCAAAATACGACTACCACGGTGTTGCCATAGTCAAAAACTCAATGATTCAGCTAAACAAGATAATTCTGGATTCCTTTGTAAAAAATAAGCTAAATCCATACTGCCTTCCACCAACTGACTTTATGGTAGGAAACAGGCCAATCACACCAAAGGTAAAAGAAGTCAAAAAAATTGCAGAGTCCAATTTGGTTCCAGTAACATTTGGCGATGCGTTGTGGTACGGCCAGAAAAAATCATACATCCTATCAGGAGACAGAATTATGAGCATTCTGGCAAAAACATTACGCCCAAGGCTCTCAATATTTGTCCTAAATGTGGACGGTTTGTATTACGATTTTAAGACAAAACGACTAATCCACGACATGAGGGATCAACAGGCATCAATACAAGACATACCAATGGATGTCACAGGCGGCATGAAGCGTAAAGTCGAAGAGGCAACCAAAATTTCCAAGATGGGATTAAAAGTCTTTTTTGTAAACGGAAACAAGCCGCAAAGAATAGTCGATTCTATTCAAAAAAGCAAGTTTGAGGGGACAGTATTTCGATAG
- a CDS encoding isopentenyl-diphosphate Delta-isomerase — translation MAEEFLILVDSNDNPIGTEEKVKCHLPNGKLHRAFTVLLFDKDHRLLLTRRSESKMLWPGDWDGTVASHPRKTETYVSSAERRLPEEIGAQSQLDYLFKFEYHVPYKGVGSENEICGTLIGQVSDDFQMKLVKDEISEIKWVDEKELLSDIEKNPQIYCPWMLVALYFLYASDEAMIQKHKPVFDKWMKPELKHVLEKSLKYHFPTNNWRLLN, via the coding sequence ATGGCAGAAGAATTTCTTATCCTAGTTGATAGTAACGATAATCCAATAGGCACAGAGGAAAAGGTAAAGTGTCACCTTCCAAACGGCAAGCTCCACCGTGCATTTACGGTATTGCTCTTTGACAAAGACCATAGACTCTTACTTACAAGAAGGAGTGAAAGCAAGATGCTCTGGCCAGGAGACTGGGACGGCACGGTCGCAAGTCATCCAAGAAAGACAGAGACCTATGTGTCATCTGCAGAGAGAAGACTCCCAGAGGAAATTGGTGCCCAGTCCCAGCTTGACTATCTCTTCAAGTTCGAGTATCATGTTCCATACAAAGGTGTTGGATCGGAAAATGAGATCTGCGGTACACTAATCGGCCAAGTCTCAGATGATTTTCAAATGAAACTTGTCAAAGACGAAATCAGCGAAATAAAGTGGGTAGACGAAAAGGAATTGCTCTCAGATATTGAGAAGAACCCTCAGATTTATTGTCCGTGGATGCTAGTTGCCCTGTATTTTCTGTATGCATCAGATGAGGCAATGATTCAAAAACACAAACCAGTCTTTGACAAATGGATGAAACCGGAACTCAAGCATGTGTTGGAAAAATCACTCAAATACCACTTTCCCACAAACAACTGGAGGCTACTAAACTAA
- a CDS encoding polyprenyl synthetase family protein: protein MVKTLPSTAKKINSYLKSNLDGRPDVLYKAGAHLIVNGGKRLRPYLVLKSCQMLGGSTKDALPAAAAIEMVHNFTLVHDDIMDNDEMRHGVPTVHTRFGMPLAILAGDVLFSKAFEMVSTDSVRNPQVSSGLVARLAKACVDVCEGQVLDIKMAEGKKIPTEAEYITMIEKKTSALFEVSCAMGAICAKKPHDVANLASFGKNLGVSFQITDDYIGVLGDPKITKKPVGNDLREGKKSLPILLSIQKAHPSSKKIILNAFGNPRAAKSDISKAIEVMRDLHIEQEVRKVALDYAQKAKDSLAKYSGPAKSEMITLLDFVVTRSL, encoded by the coding sequence ATGGTGAAGACACTCCCGAGCACTGCAAAAAAGATCAATTCCTATCTAAAGTCAAATCTGGACGGCAGACCGGATGTTTTGTACAAGGCAGGAGCTCACCTAATTGTCAATGGCGGCAAGCGACTTCGTCCATATCTAGTATTGAAAAGCTGCCAAATGCTTGGTGGTTCTACAAAAGACGCACTTCCAGCAGCTGCTGCAATAGAAATGGTTCACAATTTTACTTTGGTTCACGACGATATCATGGATAATGATGAGATGCGACACGGTGTTCCAACTGTGCACACTAGATTTGGCATGCCGCTTGCAATACTTGCAGGAGACGTTTTGTTTTCAAAGGCATTTGAGATGGTTTCCACAGATAGTGTAAGAAATCCGCAGGTGTCATCAGGTCTTGTTGCAAGGCTTGCCAAGGCGTGCGTCGACGTGTGCGAAGGTCAAGTCCTTGACATCAAGATGGCAGAGGGAAAAAAGATCCCAACCGAGGCAGAATACATCACCATGATAGAAAAAAAGACATCTGCCCTTTTTGAGGTATCCTGCGCAATGGGTGCAATTTGTGCCAAAAAGCCGCACGACGTTGCAAACTTAGCATCATTTGGAAAAAACCTAGGCGTTTCATTTCAGATAACAGATGACTATATTGGAGTCTTGGGCGACCCCAAGATCACAAAAAAACCAGTAGGAAACGACCTGCGAGAGGGAAAGAAATCCCTGCCAATACTACTTTCAATACAAAAGGCTCACCCAAGTTCCAAGAAAATAATCCTTAACGCATTTGGAAATCCAAGGGCCGCAAAATCTGACATTTCAAAGGCAATAGAAGTTATGCGCGACCTGCACATAGAGCAAGAGGTAAGAAAGGTAGCACTGGATTACGCGCAAAAGGCAAAGGACTCTTTAGCAAAATATTCAGGTCCTGCAAAATCAGAAATGATTACGCTTTTGGATTTTGTTGTAACTAGGAGCCTGTAG
- a CDS encoding glutamate--tRNA ligase, producing MSEQVRDNILKAALQNALEHGKTQDKIVLGKILGTEPSLRTQVKEIMPSIIEIVNSVNQMSQDQIKRQIQDRFPDLLVEKPKKQEEREGLPPLEGAEHGRVVTRFPPEPNGYPHIGHAKAAIIDEEYAKMYGGKLILRFDDTNPEAERLEYYAAIKVGLDWLEVKYDRVKNTSDDVELLYKKCQEMLDGNYAYVCTCKQETISANRREMKPCKCSMGELEQNKDRWDKMFSKYGQGDAIVRFRGNMSSENTVMRDPVMFRIIETKHPLLGDKYRVWPSYDFAVAIEDSIDGVTHAFRTKEYELRNELYYTILDLLKMRKPKVIEFSRLGFEGMPVSKRVLRPLIEDGKVSGYDDPRLPTLEALKRRGIRQDAIRKFVLSLGFTKADTLAPFETLESFNRKIVDPESIRLHMVKNPASIKIKDLPSSTITIPNHPTKDMGKRMIEHDGGFYVESEDVDKLKPGDAIRFMGLGNVKITSQSPLEGQYVGDELGTDIPKVHWVAQKNVQKIKVLIPSQLFIGEEFNASSLQEINVFTEPHYNELKEGKEIQFVRFGYCRKDSMLQAIYTHR from the coding sequence TTGAGTGAGCAAGTAAGAGACAATATACTAAAGGCAGCACTACAAAACGCACTAGAGCACGGCAAAACCCAGGATAAAATAGTCCTAGGCAAAATTCTTGGAACAGAGCCGTCGCTTCGAACTCAGGTAAAGGAAATAATGCCATCCATAATCGAGATAGTAAATTCCGTAAACCAAATGTCGCAGGATCAAATCAAAAGGCAGATCCAGGATAGATTCCCAGACCTACTAGTAGAAAAACCAAAAAAACAAGAAGAGCGAGAAGGCTTGCCCCCACTCGAGGGTGCAGAGCACGGCAGAGTAGTAACGAGATTCCCCCCAGAGCCGAACGGATATCCGCATATTGGACACGCAAAGGCAGCCATAATCGATGAGGAATACGCCAAGATGTATGGCGGCAAGCTAATTTTGCGATTTGACGATACAAACCCAGAAGCCGAACGGCTGGAATATTACGCGGCAATCAAGGTTGGCCTTGACTGGCTTGAGGTAAAGTATGATCGAGTAAAGAACACATCGGATGACGTAGAACTACTCTACAAAAAATGTCAAGAGATGCTAGATGGCAACTATGCATATGTCTGCACGTGCAAACAAGAGACAATCTCTGCAAACAGGCGAGAGATGAAGCCATGCAAGTGCAGTATGGGCGAGCTTGAGCAAAACAAGGACAGATGGGATAAAATGTTTTCAAAATACGGACAAGGTGACGCCATAGTTCGATTCCGAGGAAATATGAGCTCAGAAAATACTGTGATGCGCGATCCAGTAATGTTTAGAATCATAGAAACAAAGCACCCGCTGCTTGGCGACAAGTACAGGGTCTGGCCAAGCTACGACTTTGCAGTGGCAATTGAGGACAGCATTGATGGGGTTACACATGCGTTTAGGACCAAGGAATATGAGCTGAGAAACGAGTTGTACTATACCATTTTGGATCTGCTAAAGATGAGAAAGCCAAAGGTAATCGAGTTCTCAAGGCTTGGCTTTGAGGGGATGCCAGTATCCAAGAGAGTTTTGCGACCATTAATTGAGGACGGCAAGGTCTCCGGGTATGATGATCCAAGGCTTCCAACGCTAGAGGCACTAAAAAGACGTGGAATAAGACAGGATGCAATTAGAAAATTCGTACTGTCGCTAGGATTTACAAAGGCAGACACACTAGCGCCGTTTGAAACCCTAGAGTCGTTTAACCGCAAAATAGTCGACCCGGAAAGCATACGACTTCACATGGTCAAAAATCCGGCCTCAATTAAGATCAAGGACTTACCATCAAGTACAATCACCATACCAAATCATCCGACCAAAGACATGGGCAAGCGCATGATAGAGCATGATGGTGGATTTTACGTAGAGTCAGAGGACGTAGATAAGCTAAAACCGGGTGATGCGATTCGTTTTATGGGCCTAGGCAATGTCAAAATAACAAGCCAGTCTCCACTGGAAGGTCAATATGTCGGAGATGAGCTTGGAACAGACATTCCCAAAGTTCACTGGGTCGCACAAAAAAATGTGCAGAAAATCAAGGTCCTCATTCCAAGCCAGCTCTTCATTGGTGAGGAATTTAATGCATCAAGCCTTCAGGAGATCAACGTTTTTACAGAACCCCACTATAACGAGCTAAAAGAGGGAAAGGAAATACAATTCGTAAGATTCGGATATTGCAGAAAGGATTCTATGCTGCAAGCAATTTACACACACAGGTGA
- a CDS encoding fumarylacetoacetate hydrolase family protein translates to MKIGRFLIAGKETYGFVRDGQIATKEEIISKTGIPIPLLIKEFLFDGWYKEVVSQNPKLDYSVKLSDAKILAPIPNPPKVICLAFNYVDHAKEQNLTPPTDPAIVIIPRTTLNGTNSEIICPSFVKQLDYEVELAIIISKDCKNIQEKDAMDSIFGYMVFNDVSARDIQAQDKQFGRAKGFDTFAPCGPWITTADEIPDPQNLKMTTKVNGVLRQNSNTTNMFIKIPSIVAKLSRVMTLECGDIISTGTPAGVMLNKPDAIFLKDGDKIEMEIEKIGKLENTVRFVH, encoded by the coding sequence ATGAAGATTGGCAGATTTTTGATTGCAGGTAAGGAGACTTATGGATTTGTCAGGGACGGACAAATTGCAACAAAAGAAGAAATCATATCAAAAACAGGAATCCCAATTCCCTTATTAATTAAGGAATTTTTGTTTGACGGTTGGTATAAAGAAGTCGTATCGCAAAACCCCAAGCTGGATTATTCCGTAAAGTTATCTGATGCAAAGATCTTGGCTCCAATCCCAAATCCGCCAAAGGTGATCTGCCTTGCATTCAACTATGTGGATCACGCAAAAGAGCAGAACCTCACTCCTCCGACAGATCCCGCAATAGTGATAATTCCAAGGACTACTCTAAATGGCACGAATTCCGAGATTATCTGCCCTAGTTTTGTAAAGCAATTGGACTATGAAGTAGAGCTTGCAATTATCATATCCAAAGACTGCAAAAACATACAAGAAAAAGACGCAATGGACTCTATTTTTGGGTACATGGTCTTCAATGACGTATCGGCAAGGGACATCCAGGCACAAGACAAGCAGTTTGGGCGAGCAAAAGGATTCGACACATTTGCTCCGTGCGGACCATGGATTACAACTGCAGATGAAATCCCAGACCCGCAGAATCTCAAAATGACCACAAAGGTAAACGGAGTTTTGCGCCAAAATTCAAACACCACAAACATGTTCATAAAAATCCCATCAATTGTCGCAAAACTAAGCAGGGTGATGACGCTAGAGTGCGGAGACATCATATCTACTGGAACTCCAGCCGGGGTGATGTTAAACAAGCCAGATGCAATATTCCTTAAGGACGGGGATAAAATAGAGATGGAAATAGAAAAAATAGGTAAGCTGGAAAATACTGTCCGATTCGTGCACTAG
- a CDS encoding non-heme iron oxygenase ferredoxin subunit, whose protein sequence is MGKIIVGKTSDIPPGKMTKVTADGREILVVNIDGNYFACDDTCTHAGASLSEGVLEGGIITCGWHGAKFNCMSGKLEKFPAKIKDLKSHRTIIESDNVFVEF, encoded by the coding sequence ATGGGCAAAATCATCGTGGGCAAGACATCAGATATTCCACCAGGAAAGATGACGAAGGTAACCGCGGACGGACGAGAGATCCTAGTTGTAAATATTGATGGGAATTATTTTGCCTGTGATGACACATGCACACATGCAGGAGCAAGTCTTTCGGAAGGAGTCTTGGAGGGTGGAATTATCACGTGTGGGTGGCATGGCGCCAAATTCAACTGCATGAGCGGCAAGCTGGAAAAATTTCCAGCCAAAATCAAAGACCTAAAGTCACATAGAACAATAATAGAATCAGACAATGTTTTTGTGGAGTTCTAG